A region of the Planctomycetia bacterium genome:
AGCTCGTCGCAGCCGCTCGGGCCGAATACAAGTAGCCCCGGCGACGTCGCTCGAGCGGAATCAGCATGGGAGAAACGCATTCGCACCCGCCGGTCTTGTTGCTGGTCGCCGTGATCACGCGGCACGCCCAAGCGCTCGACTGGGCACGCGCGAAGTGCGTCGAGAAGTGGGGACCGGTGGCGCTCGAAAGCCCGACCTTCGACTTCGTCGAAACGAACTACTACGAGCCGACGATGGGGCCGGGGCTCGGGAAGACATTTCTCACGTTCGCTTGCGGCGACCAAGCCCGAGGCTACGACCCCGGCGAGCTAGCGGCAACCAAACACCTGACCAATGCCTGGGAAGCCGAGTATGCGGCGCTCGGCCGGCATGCCGAAGCTCGGCCGTTGAACCTCGACCCCGGCTACATCACGCCGGCGAAGCTCGTGCTGGCGTCGACGAAAGATCACGCCCATCGAATCTATCTGGGGCAGGGGATGTTCGCCGAAATTACGCTGTTCTACAAACATAAAGCGTGGCAAAAACACGAGTACACCTTTCCCGACTATACGCGTGCCGATTTTCATGCGTTCTTCTCGCGTTGCCGCGAGCGGCTCCGAAAGCAGGGGGGGTAGGGGACGTTCGGCGACAAACTCAGGTTGCCGGCAATCGCCGATCACGACAGAATTCGCCTGTCATCCGATTTGAATTCTTTGCATCCGATTTCGATGCATCGAACTTTTTCGACCACGGAAGGTTATGCATGTCGGCTCGGAGCGGAATTCTACTTATCAGCTGCGTCGCACTTTCGATTGCAGCTCTCGGCTGCTCACCGGAAAGCACTGCGATCTCGTCTCCCCCGCGCACTAGAGAAGACGGTAGTAGAGAAGGTGGCAGTAAAGAAGCCGGTACCCGCGAAGGCGGTAGAGTTAGAGAAGGTCGACCGGCCGGCCCACGCCCGACGAAATCCGGAACCGTGCTGCAATTCCCCGGCGCCGCGAACCCGCGCGCAACCGGTGGCGACCAGCGCGAACCGGGCAATCGAGCGGCGTTCGTTGCGCAACAACCGGTCGGTCGGCAAACGAACAGCCAAGCTGCCGCCGCTGCGGACGAAACGCCCGGTGCAGCCGTCGTCGCGGAAGCGGTCCGTCGCAATGGGCCGATCTTCATCGAGTGGCCGGCGCCGCGCTATGCGCTCGTCTTCACCGGCGACCTCACCGGCTACATCGAGCCGTGCGGTTGCGCGGGCCTCGAAAACTTGAAAGGGGGCTTGAGCCGGCGCAGCACGCTCTTATCGAAGCTCAAGCAACAGGGCTGGCCGGCAGCCGCCTTCGATCTCGGTGGTCAGGTCCGTCGGATCGGGGTGCAACAAACCGAAATTAAGTTCCAGCAAACGGTCAAAGGGCTCATCGAGATGGGCTATGCCGCGATCGGGTTCGGTGCCGATGATTTGCGGATGCCGGCCACGGCGCTTTTGGGAGCCGCGACGGAGCCGTATCTCGACAAGACCGCGCCGTTTACATCGGCGAACGTCGCGCTGTTCGGGTTCGATTCCGGCGCAACGGCCCGCTTCCGCACGGTCAACGTCGGCGGTAAGAAGATCGGCGTGACGGCGATCGTCGGCGACTCCTTTACCCGCACTATCACGAACGAAGGAGTCGTCATCGTTCCGGCCGAACAAGGACTCAAGGAAGTTCTCGCCGAACTGACTGCGGAACGCTGCGATGAGCTGATCTTACTCAGCTACGCACTTCCGGAAGAAACGGAAACGCTCGTCAAGAAGTTCCCGCAGTTCCGCTTCGTCGTCACGGCGGGCGGAGCCGATGAACCGCCGGGCAACATTCGTCTCGTCGCCGGAACGCAAACCGGCCTGATCGAAGTCGGTAAGAAGGGACAACACGCGATCGTCGTCGGCATCTACGACGATGCCGCTGCGCCGATCCGTTATCAACGAGTGCCGCTCGATGCTCGTTTTCCCGAATCGTCGGACATGAAACGCTTGCTCACCGAGTATCAAGATCAGCTCCGGGTTGCAGGCTTAGCGAACCTCGGCGTTACGGAAAAGATTCATCCGCGCGCCGAGGCGACCGACCCTCGGTCCGCTCAGTTCGTCGGCTCCGAGAGTTGTGCGAAGTGCCATCAAGGGGCCTTCGACGTTTGGAAAGACTCCGGCCACGCCCATGCCACGGCAACGCTCGCGGAGCTCAAACCGGCGCGGCAGTTCGATCCCGAGTGCATCAGTTGCCATGCGGTCGGCTGGGATCCGCAACAACATGTGCCGTTTCAAAGCGGCTTCTTGGATCTCGTGAAGACGCCGCAACTAGTCGGCAACGGTTGCGAAAACTGCCACGGCCCGGGCGGGGCTCACGTGCAAGCGGAAACCGGCCCCGATGCCGCACGCCGCGCCGAGCTAAGACTGTTGATGAAGGCCGCGCTCGCCACGGCCGAACGCAATCTCTGCGCCAAATGCCACGACCACGACAACAGCCCCGAGTTCAAGTTCGACGCTTATTGGGAGCAGATCAAACATTGAACCGCGATACATCGACAACTAAGCTGAGATAAGCTTATCCTGCGTTTGCTTGCCATTTTGATATCGATTGCATTCGGCAGGTTGTATCGGACTCAACTCAGTTCGAAAACTCGGAGCCTCTATGTCGGCGTCGGAACTTACCACCTACGATCGGGCCGCCAACACGGGTGGATATAGTGAAGCCGGCATCTATCGATTGATTGCGACGATTTTAAAGTCGATCGAATTAAAAAGCCCTCGCGTTCTCGATATTTCCTGCGGCACCGGACAGCTTCGTGAGTTCATCGCTCCGTACGTTGCGATTTACGAAGGTGCCGACTTGGTGCGATATCCGGAATTGCCGGCGGAAGTAAAGTTCAATAAGGTCGATCTCGATACCGGTCGAGTACCGGTTGAAGACGGAACGTTCGATGCCGTATTGTCGGTGGAAACGATCGAACATTTAGAAAATCCCAGGGCTTTCACCCGCGAACTGGTCCGCATTACGAAGCCGAACGGTTGGATCGTGATCACGACCCCGAACCAATTGAGTATTCTGAGTAAGTTGACGCTCTTGCTTAAGAACCACTTCACTTACTTCGGAGCGAGCTTATACCCCGGCCATCTCACTGCGCTAATCGAACTGGACTTGCGCCGCATCGCGAGCGAATGTGGATTACTCGACATCCGGATCATTTACGGATATGCGGAACGGATCGTGCTTACTTCTCGAAGTTTTCCGGATTGGATGGTTCGACTTTTTCCCCGTTCTTGCTCCCGCACGGTCGCAATTGCCGCCCGAAAGCCCGGCGATTCGCCGAAGCGTTGACGTTGCGCTAAGTTGAACTGCGAGAACGATGAATTTCATCCAGCCCGTTGCGGCGATCGAAGATGGCGCCGCACGGATCGTGCTCGCAGCCGGAGCGGACGAGGCATTCGCTTTCCCGTTGACGATCACGATGCATGGTGCGGTGTCGCATCTGAGCGCTGGACGCGGTGCCGACATCTATATCGTTGATGGCGGTATTCGCCCCGAAACGCAAGCCAAGATGCGGCGAATCATTCAAGGAGACAATCTAAATATCGAGGTTCGATTCCTCGCACCCGATCTCGATCGCTTGTCGAACGTGCCGGTCGCACACATCAACGCGATGACCTATTTGCGTCTCTTGCTTCCCGACTTGCTCCCTGCCGAAATCGACCATGTGCTGTATTTAGACAGCGACTTGCTGATTCGCGGCGATCTGGGAATTCCGTGGTCGTTGCGTTCGCACACGCGTGCTATTGCGGCGACCCGAGAATTCAGCGCCCCCAGAGTTTCGGCCCCCCGAGCGCTACCCAATTGGGAGCATCTCGGATTGCCGCCCGACGCTCCTTATATCAATGCCGGCCTATTGCTGATGAATCTCAAGCGTTGGCGCGAAGAGAATATCGCATCGCGCATACTTGAATACGTTCGACGAACGACGGACATCAACAGGTACGCCGATCAGGACGGCATCAATGCGA
Encoded here:
- a CDS encoding methyltransferase domain-containing protein, which codes for MSASELTTYDRAANTGGYSEAGIYRLIATILKSIELKSPRVLDISCGTGQLREFIAPYVAIYEGADLVRYPELPAEVKFNKVDLDTGRVPVEDGTFDAVLSVETIEHLENPRAFTRELVRITKPNGWIVITTPNQLSILSKLTLLLKNHFTYFGASLYPGHLTALIELDLRRIASECGLLDIRIIYGYAERIVLTSRSFPDWMVRLFPRSCSRTVAIAARKPGDSPKR
- a CDS encoding DUF4416 family protein, producing the protein MGETHSHPPVLLLVAVITRHAQALDWARAKCVEKWGPVALESPTFDFVETNYYEPTMGPGLGKTFLTFACGDQARGYDPGELAATKHLTNAWEAEYAALGRHAEARPLNLDPGYITPAKLVLASTKDHAHRIYLGQGMFAEITLFYKHKAWQKHEYTFPDYTRADFHAFFSRCRERLRKQGG